Genomic window (Moraxella haemolytica):
TTCGCTATACTTGGCAGACAGTTTTGGCAATAATTATTTTTGGGCTAGTCATTTGGCTTTTAGATAATGTTTTTAACAAAATTGTTGGTTTTATTTTAAATTAATTCATTTTTAAATTGATTCAAGGGTGATGCGATGCGTTGGTATATTATCCAAGCATTTTCAGGTTATGAAAAGCAAGTACAAAGGTCTTTGATTGAGCGTATCAAACGCAGTGAATTTGCTGAATCTTTTGGTGATGTGCTTGTGCCAACCGAAGAAGTTATCGAGATGCGTGACGGTAAAAAACGCACAGTTGAGCACAAGCTGTTCCCTGGTTATGTCTTGATTAATATGGAGATGACCGAAGATACTTGGCATATCGTTAGAAGCTGTCCGAATATCACAGGTTTTATCGGAGGCACTCCAGAAAACCCA
Coding sequences:
- the nusG gene encoding transcription termination/antitermination protein NusG, giving the protein MRWYIIQAFSGYEKQVQRSLIERIKRSEFAESFGDVLVPTEEVIEMRDGKKRTVEHKLFPGYVLINMEMTEDTWHIVRSCPNITGFIGGTPENPAPITKAEADRILNRIQKGNDAPRPKTMFEPGEEVLVIDGPFTDFKGLVKKVDYDKSKLHLTVSVFNRPTEVELEFTKVEKIN